From Myxocyprinus asiaticus isolate MX2 ecotype Aquarium Trade chromosome 10, UBuf_Myxa_2, whole genome shotgun sequence, the proteins below share one genomic window:
- the LOC127447492 gene encoding 10 kDa heat shock protein, mitochondrial-like isoform X2, which translates to MQAFRKFLPMFDRVLVERLAAETVTKGGIMIPEKSQAKVLQATVVAVGPGHSNKDGNVTPVCVKVGDKVLLPEYGGTKVVLDDKDYFLFRDGDILGKYVD; encoded by the exons ATG CAGGCTTTCCGGAAATTTCTTCCCATGTTTGACCGTGTATTGGTGGAGCGGTTAGCTGCAGAGACTGTGACAAAAGGAGGTATCATGATTCCAGAAAAGTCTCAAGCCAAAGTGCTGCAGGCTACAGTGGTAGCAGTGGGACCAGGACACTCCAACAAG GATGGGAATGTAACACCCGTGTGTGTCAAAGTTGGAGATAAAGTTTTGCTGCCAGAGTATGGAGGAACTAAAGTTGTTCTTGATGATAAG GACTATTTCTTGTTTCGAGATGGAGATATTCTTGGCAAATACGTAGATTGA
- the LOC127447492 gene encoding MOB-like protein phocein isoform X1 — protein MVMAEGTAVLRRNRPGTKAKDFYNWPDESFEEMDSTLAVQQYIQQNIRSDCSNIEKIMEPPEGQDEGVWKYEHLRQFCLELNGLAVKLQNECHPDTCTQMTATEQWIFLCAAHKTPKECPAIDYTRHTLDGAACLLNSNKYFPSRVSIKESSVAKLGSVCRRIYRIFSHAYFHHRQIFDKYENETFLCHRFTRFVMKYNLMSKDNLIVPILEEEVQSATAGESDA, from the exons ATGGTCATGGCGGAGGGCACAGCTGTTCTGAGGAGGAATAGACCAGGCACCAAGGCGAAG GACTTCTATAACTGGCCTGATGAGTCTTTTGAAGAGATGGACAGCACTCTGGCAGTGCAACAG TATATTCAGCAGAACATTCGCTCAGATTGTTCTAATATAGAAAAGATTATGGAGCCCCCCGAGGGACAGGATGAAGGAGTGTGGAAATATGAACATCTcag acagtTCTGTTTGGAGCTCAATGGCTTGGCCGTTAAACTGCAG AATGAGTGTCATCCGGACACATGTACCCAGATGACTGCCACTGAACAGTGGATCTTTCTGTGTGCTGCTCATAAGACTCCCAAAGAG TGTCCTGCCATCGACTACACAAGGCACACCCTCGACGGAGCTGCATGTCTTCTCAACAGCAACAAGTATTTTCCCAGCCG TGTCAGCATTAAGGAATCATCTGTGGCCAAACTGGGCTCTGTTTGCCGTCGGATCTATAGGATTTTCTCCCACGCTTACTTTCACCATCGCCAGATTTTTGACAAGTATGAG AATGAGACGTTCTTGTGTCATCGCTTCACTCGTTTCGTGATGAAGTACAACCTCATGTCTAAGGACAACCTCATCGTGCCCATCCTGGAAGAGGAAGTCCAGAGTGCCACTGCTGGGGAGAGTGATGCCTGA
- the LOC127447492 gene encoding MOB-like protein phocein isoform X3, producing MQAFRKFLPMFDRVLVERLAAETVTKGGIMIPEKSQAKVLQATVVAVGPGHSNKDFYNWPDESFEEMDSTLAVQQYIQQNIRSDCSNIEKIMEPPEGQDEGVWKYEHLRQFCLELNGLAVKLQNECHPDTCTQMTATEQWIFLCAAHKTPKECPAIDYTRHTLDGAACLLNSNKYFPSRVSIKESSVAKLGSVCRRIYRIFSHAYFHHRQIFDKYENETFLCHRFTRFVMKYNLMSKDNLIVPILEEEVQSATAGESDA from the exons ATG CAGGCTTTCCGGAAATTTCTTCCCATGTTTGACCGTGTATTGGTGGAGCGGTTAGCTGCAGAGACTGTGACAAAAGGAGGTATCATGATTCCAGAAAAGTCTCAAGCCAAAGTGCTGCAGGCTACAGTGGTAGCAGTGGGACCAGGACACTCCAACAAG GACTTCTATAACTGGCCTGATGAGTCTTTTGAAGAGATGGACAGCACTCTGGCAGTGCAACAG TATATTCAGCAGAACATTCGCTCAGATTGTTCTAATATAGAAAAGATTATGGAGCCCCCCGAGGGACAGGATGAAGGAGTGTGGAAATATGAACATCTcag acagtTCTGTTTGGAGCTCAATGGCTTGGCCGTTAAACTGCAG AATGAGTGTCATCCGGACACATGTACCCAGATGACTGCCACTGAACAGTGGATCTTTCTGTGTGCTGCTCATAAGACTCCCAAAGAG TGTCCTGCCATCGACTACACAAGGCACACCCTCGACGGAGCTGCATGTCTTCTCAACAGCAACAAGTATTTTCCCAGCCG TGTCAGCATTAAGGAATCATCTGTGGCCAAACTGGGCTCTGTTTGCCGTCGGATCTATAGGATTTTCTCCCACGCTTACTTTCACCATCGCCAGATTTTTGACAAGTATGAG AATGAGACGTTCTTGTGTCATCGCTTCACTCGTTTCGTGATGAAGTACAACCTCATGTCTAAGGACAACCTCATCGTGCCCATCCTGGAAGAGGAAGTCCAGAGTGCCACTGCTGGGGAGAGTGATGCCTGA